In the Bacillota bacterium genome, one interval contains:
- the feoB gene encoding ferrous iron transport protein B: MSCPTCGSEGADRTATATRARESRIGRRPPEPERWLLVGNPNAGKTTLFNRLTGGRREVANWPGSTVEKGTGRLAAGGRPVELVDLPGIYSLDALSEEESIARQAVLEEAGRAVVLVVADAARLERSLSLVLEVAEVAPAVVVALNMLDVARAEGQEVDPAALSEALGLPVVPVVARSGEGVGELVAQAEAAWRELRRAGDGAAGGAAGGRSRARGEAGEELSDEEAFARAEERFLRVQEVAAAAVRRVRREPTPSERIDRWALHPVLGYVLLAAVLGGVFEIAFVASAPLSEAVGEALGRLGDWAARGVAAAGGPTWLGGFLRDGLLGGVGAVLAFVPYLVLFYILQEALQDSGYMARAAVLVDRLMEAIGLHGKGFFAMATAYGCNVPALTATRVLENARDRIAHELVIPFLPCNARLGVLLVLTAAFFPGARGALAFGGLMLLSLGVVAAVTALLRRTLLPREEAPLVMELPPYHVPTWRNAVLPALHHVRAFVSRIWRYLLWATLALWALSALPAGAAPAQSYAARLAGAVGILGAPWHLDGRLVLALLSGFVAKETTLGTLAILYGSAGAGGPVAALASSVSPLVGFAFLAMYMLYTPCLATVVTLREETGSARWAAFSVLLSLGVAGLTGALIEQLGALAGWAL; the protein is encoded by the coding sequence ATGAGCTGCCCCACCTGTGGATCGGAAGGCGCGGACCGGACGGCGACGGCGACCCGTGCACGCGAGTCGCGCATCGGGCGCCGGCCGCCGGAGCCGGAACGGTGGCTCCTCGTCGGCAACCCCAACGCGGGCAAGACCACCCTCTTCAACCGTCTCACCGGCGGCCGGCGGGAGGTGGCCAACTGGCCGGGGAGCACCGTGGAGAAGGGGACCGGCAGGCTGGCGGCCGGCGGTCGTCCGGTGGAACTGGTCGACCTGCCCGGCATCTACTCCCTGGATGCGCTGTCGGAGGAGGAGTCGATCGCTCGCCAGGCGGTGCTGGAAGAGGCCGGGCGGGCGGTGGTGCTGGTGGTGGCGGACGCCGCCCGGCTCGAGCGGAGCCTCTCGCTCGTGCTGGAGGTGGCCGAGGTGGCGCCCGCCGTGGTGGTGGCGCTGAACATGCTGGACGTGGCCCGCGCGGAGGGGCAGGAGGTCGACCCGGCCGCGCTCTCGGAGGCGCTGGGCCTGCCCGTGGTGCCGGTGGTGGCCCGCAGCGGCGAGGGCGTGGGCGAGCTGGTGGCGCAGGCCGAGGCCGCCTGGCGGGAGCTCCGCCGCGCCGGCGACGGCGCCGCGGGCGGCGCGGCGGGGGGGCGGTCGCGCGCGCGGGGGGAGGCGGGGGAGGAGCTCTCGGACGAGGAGGCCTTCGCGCGGGCGGAGGAGCGCTTCCTGCGGGTCCAGGAGGTCGCGGCGGCAGCCGTGCGGCGGGTGCGCCGCGAGCCCACGCCCAGCGAGCGGATCGACCGCTGGGCGCTCCACCCGGTCCTGGGATACGTCTTGCTGGCGGCGGTGCTGGGCGGCGTCTTCGAGATCGCGTTCGTCGCCTCGGCGCCGCTCTCGGAGGCGGTGGGCGAGGCCCTGGGCCGGCTGGGGGATTGGGCCGCGCGGGGGGTGGCGGCGGCGGGAGGTCCGACCTGGCTGGGCGGCTTCCTGCGCGACGGCCTCCTGGGCGGGGTGGGCGCGGTCCTGGCCTTCGTCCCCTATCTGGTGCTCTTCTACATCCTCCAGGAGGCGCTCCAGGACTCGGGCTACATGGCGCGCGCGGCGGTTCTGGTCGACCGGCTGATGGAGGCGATCGGGCTCCACGGGAAGGGCTTCTTCGCCATGGCCACGGCCTACGGCTGCAATGTGCCGGCGCTCACCGCCACCCGCGTGCTCGAGAACGCCCGCGACCGGATCGCCCACGAGCTGGTCATCCCCTTCCTGCCCTGCAACGCGCGCCTGGGCGTGCTGCTGGTGCTGACCGCGGCCTTCTTCCCGGGCGCGAGGGGCGCGCTCGCCTTCGGAGGGCTGATGCTCCTCAGCCTGGGTGTGGTGGCGGCGGTGACCGCGCTCCTGCGCCGCACCCTCCTCCCGCGCGAGGAAGCCCCGCTGGTGATGGAGCTTCCTCCGTACCACGTGCCGACTTGGCGGAACGCGGTGCTGCCGGCGCTCCACCATGTCCGCGCCTTCGTCAGCCGCATCTGGCGCTACCTGCTCTGGGCGACGCTGGCGCTCTGGGCCCTGAGCGCGCTGCCGGCGGGGGCGGCGCCCGCGCAGAGTTACGCCGCCCGGCTGGCCGGGGCGGTCGGCATCCTGGGCGCGCCCTGGCACCTGGACGGGCGGCTGGTGCTGGCGCTGCTCTCGGGCTTCGTGGCCAAGGAGACGACGCTGGGGACGCTGGCCATCCTCTACGGGAGCGCGGGGGCGGGCGGCCCGGTGGCGGCGCTGGCTTCCTCGGTCAGCCCGCTGGTCGGCTTCGCCTTTCTGGCCATGTACATGCTGTACACGCCCTGCCTGGCGACGGTGGTGACGCTCCGGGAGGAGACGGGGAGTGCCCGCTGGGCCGCCTTTTCGGTCCTGCTCTCGCTGGGCGTGGCCGGGCTGACCGGCGCGCTGATCGAGCAGCTCGGCGCACTGGCGGGGTGGGCGCTGTGA
- a CDS encoding DUF2079 domain-containing protein — protein sequence MSRQVSRHVHAPVVLGAATLLLFAALALAKLWQWRHWLITAYDAGIYYQALWLISHGQINAYNFLTSQPNLADATQWILIPVAFLTRLAGPLFPLLLQAASVALLAAALAVYARDRDLGPAAALLLFLVAAAHPAVLGTHLLDWHPDTLGAAALAWAMVFQGRGRTPVFVLFLVLALATKNQAAVPVAGYGLGLLGKALLAGGGNGGKVRARLLREGAWALGLSLLFLAGDEWATTALLGGRNLNVAADYASLGGSVTAVLGTLLRHPEVLAQRVALHLDYWRAMLEPLAYLPLLAPLSALSGLATLLANSLADQPSLTVPFNQYALWAAPGLLAAAVDTLARLRRLRLGRRRGSATARGALPRWRQAVAALLLLLVAGLSAGWLLRSTWPNEAWRLTPPAVEAELEAAARRIPPGAAVYGENGTFARVAWRRYGGSWPYTDFRSFAAAVPPGVPIYLFLAPDRAFAGMATDRERDLAARLEAAGARRVYDARGVFVLYVPREAAAAEAPAAAGGGGG from the coding sequence GTGTCCAGACAGGTCTCCCGCCATGTCCACGCTCCCGTCGTCCTGGGGGCGGCGACCCTGCTCCTCTTCGCGGCGCTCGCCCTCGCCAAGCTCTGGCAGTGGCGCCACTGGCTGATCACCGCCTACGACGCCGGCATCTACTACCAGGCGCTCTGGCTCATCTCGCACGGGCAGATCAACGCCTACAACTTCCTGACCTCCCAGCCGAACCTGGCCGACGCGACCCAGTGGATCCTGATCCCTGTGGCCTTCCTGACGCGGCTGGCCGGCCCGCTCTTCCCGCTGCTCCTCCAGGCGGCGTCGGTGGCGCTCCTGGCAGCGGCGCTCGCCGTCTACGCCCGGGACCGGGACCTCGGGCCGGCCGCGGCGCTCCTCCTCTTCCTCGTCGCCGCCGCCCACCCCGCCGTGCTGGGGACGCACCTCCTGGACTGGCACCCCGACACGCTGGGCGCCGCGGCGCTGGCCTGGGCCATGGTCTTCCAAGGGCGCGGGCGCACCCCGGTCTTCGTCCTCTTCCTGGTGCTGGCGCTGGCGACGAAGAACCAGGCTGCGGTGCCGGTGGCCGGCTACGGTCTCGGGCTGCTGGGAAAGGCGCTGCTGGCAGGCGGCGGCAACGGCGGGAAGGTGCGCGCGCGCCTCCTCCGGGAGGGCGCCTGGGCGCTGGGCCTGAGCCTCCTCTTCCTGGCCGGGGACGAGTGGGCGACGACGGCGCTCCTGGGCGGGCGCAACCTGAATGTCGCCGCCGATTACGCCTCGCTGGGCGGCTCCGTCACCGCCGTCCTGGGGACGCTGCTCCGGCACCCCGAGGTCCTGGCGCAGCGGGTCGCCCTCCACCTCGACTACTGGCGGGCGATGCTGGAGCCGCTGGCCTATCTCCCGCTCCTGGCCCCGCTCAGCGCCCTGTCCGGCCTGGCCACCCTGCTCGCCAACAGCCTGGCCGACCAGCCCTCGCTGACGGTGCCCTTCAACCAGTACGCGCTCTGGGCCGCCCCCGGCCTTCTCGCGGCCGCCGTCGACACCCTGGCCCGCCTCCGCCGGCTCCGCCTCGGCCGCCGGCGAGGAAGCGCGACCGCCCGCGGCGCCCTCCCCCGGTGGCGCCAGGCTGTCGCCGCGCTCCTTCTCCTCCTCGTCGCCGGGCTCTCGGCCGGTTGGCTGCTCCGGTCCACCTGGCCGAACGAGGCCTGGCGCCTCACCCCGCCGGCCGTCGAGGCGGAGCTGGAAGCGGCGGCGCGCCGGATCCCGCCGGGCGCGGCCGTCTACGGCGAGAACGGCACCTTCGCCCGCGTTGCCTGGCGCCGGTACGGCGGCTCCTGGCCCTATACCGACTTCCGGAGCTTCGCGGCCGCGGTGCCGCCCGGGGTGCCGATCTATCTCTTCCTGGCGCCGGACCGGGCCTTCGCGGGCATGGCCACCGACCGGGAGCGGGATCTGGCGGCCCGGCTGGAGGCGGCGGGGGCGCGCAGGGTCTACGACGCCCGCGGTGTCTTCGTCCTCTATGTCCCGCGGGAGGCCGCGGCCGCGGAGGCCCCCGCGGCGGCTGGCGGCGGGGGCGGCTAG
- a CDS encoding hydrogenase maturation protease: MGTEAAGEVLVLGLGNVLLGDEGLGVYLVDHMRRAYDFPEGLQLVDGGTLGWDLLDLVARHRAVVIADAIEADARPGTLYRFAPQDLHQVARRAISSAHDVQILDVLAGLVLLGELPETVVIAMQPGEIREMKLGLSPAVESRLPAMEQAVLDELEKLGIRPLARREAPFRVDPVELLRASAAGQEEDHR, encoded by the coding sequence ATGGGGACGGAGGCTGCGGGGGAGGTCCTGGTGCTCGGCCTCGGCAACGTGCTCCTGGGCGACGAGGGGTTGGGCGTCTATCTCGTGGACCACATGCGCCGGGCCTACGATTTCCCCGAAGGCCTCCAACTGGTCGACGGGGGAACGCTGGGCTGGGACCTGCTCGACCTGGTGGCGCGCCACCGGGCCGTGGTCATCGCCGACGCGATCGAGGCCGACGCCCGGCCCGGCACGCTCTACCGCTTCGCGCCCCAGGATCTCCACCAGGTGGCCCGCCGGGCCATCAGCTCGGCCCACGACGTCCAGATTCTCGATGTGCTTGCGGGCTTGGTCCTGCTTGGAGAGCTCCCGGAGACGGTGGTGATCGCGATGCAGCCGGGCGAGATCCGCGAGATGAAGCTGGGGCTCTCCCCCGCCGTGGAGTCGCGCCTGCCGGCCATGGAGCAGGCTGTGCTGGATGAGCTGGAGAAGCTCGGCATCCGGCCGCTGGCCCGGCGGGAGGCGCCCTTCCGCGTCGACCCGGTCGAACTCCTGCGGGCCAGCGCAGCCGGCCAGGAGGAGGACCACCGATGA
- a CDS encoding nickel-dependent hydrogenase large subunit: protein MATLKRVTIDPVTRIEGHLRIEVDLDADNVVREAYSSSTLFRGIELVLKNRDPRDAGLLAQRICGVCTYSHLERATEAVEAALGIQVPPNARILRNLLHAATFMHDHVVHFYHLHAMDWFDPVAALQASPAKAAAEALHYADTPYNTSEATYRAVQARIKQVVDSGQLGPFANGFWGHPAYRLTPEQNLILLSHYLDALNVQRIIAQAQAVFGGKNPHPQTVVVGGVASVMDMEDPSRVGEFLYKMKSAGQFVSQAYLPDLRLLGQAYKEEAAAGIGNGVPNFMDYGGFPLEDLPWPQARELFVKGVILNRDLSRVHPLDPAKITEDVTHAWYQGPEKGLPPFDEETLPHYTGLEPDGQLQRSGKYSWIKAPRYDGKPMEGGPLARLLIATAAGDEAFIRLKQQFERDTGWEPSYWFSTVGRTVARGLETALLAEAVPGWVNELVENVSRGQTETYRPYELKDGEGFALGAAPRGALGHWVKIKDGKIAGYQAVVPSTWNASPRDHLGQLGPYEAALIHTRLAKPDQPLEVLRTIHSFDPCIACAVHVIDAEGQELAQFEVRG from the coding sequence ATGGCCACGTTGAAGCGGGTCACCATCGATCCGGTGACCAGGATCGAGGGACACCTGCGCATCGAGGTGGACCTGGACGCGGACAACGTCGTCCGGGAGGCGTACAGCTCCTCCACTCTCTTCCGCGGCATCGAGCTGGTCCTGAAGAACCGCGATCCGCGGGACGCCGGGCTGCTGGCCCAGCGGATCTGCGGAGTCTGCACCTACAGCCACCTCGAGCGGGCCACCGAGGCGGTGGAGGCCGCGCTGGGTATCCAGGTGCCGCCCAACGCCCGCATCCTGCGGAACCTGTTGCACGCCGCCACCTTCATGCACGATCACGTGGTCCACTTCTACCACTTGCATGCCATGGACTGGTTCGACCCCGTGGCCGCACTTCAGGCGTCGCCCGCCAAGGCCGCCGCCGAGGCCCTCCATTACGCGGACACGCCCTACAACACCAGTGAAGCCACCTACCGGGCGGTCCAAGCGCGCATCAAGCAGGTGGTCGACTCCGGGCAGCTGGGCCCCTTCGCCAACGGGTTCTGGGGGCACCCGGCCTACCGGCTGACGCCGGAGCAGAACCTGATCCTGCTCTCCCACTACCTGGACGCCCTCAACGTGCAGCGGATCATCGCCCAGGCGCAGGCCGTGTTCGGGGGCAAGAACCCGCATCCGCAGACCGTCGTGGTCGGCGGTGTCGCCTCGGTTATGGACATGGAAGATCCCTCCCGGGTGGGAGAGTTCCTCTACAAGATGAAGAGCGCCGGCCAGTTTGTGAGCCAGGCCTACCTGCCTGACCTGCGCCTGCTGGGTCAGGCCTACAAGGAAGAGGCGGCCGCCGGGATCGGCAACGGCGTGCCGAACTTTATGGACTATGGCGGATTCCCGCTCGAGGACCTGCCCTGGCCACAGGCAAGGGAGCTTTTCGTCAAGGGCGTCATTCTGAACCGCGACCTGAGCCGGGTGCACCCGCTGGACCCTGCCAAAATCACCGAAGATGTCACCCATGCCTGGTACCAGGGACCGGAGAAGGGCTTGCCCCCCTTTGACGAGGAGACCCTTCCGCACTACACGGGCTTGGAGCCGGACGGTCAACTCCAACGAAGCGGCAAGTACAGCTGGATCAAGGCGCCGCGCTACGACGGGAAGCCCATGGAGGGCGGGCCCCTCGCCCGCCTCCTGATCGCGACGGCCGCGGGTGACGAGGCCTTCATCCGGCTCAAGCAGCAGTTCGAGCGTGACACGGGCTGGGAGCCCAGTTACTGGTTCTCTACTGTGGGTCGGACAGTCGCTCGCGGCCTGGAGACGGCCTTGCTGGCGGAGGCGGTGCCGGGCTGGGTCAACGAGTTGGTGGAGAACGTCAGCCGGGGCCAGACAGAGACCTATCGCCCCTACGAGCTGAAGGACGGCGAGGGCTTCGCGCTGGGCGCCGCGCCGCGAGGGGCCCTTGGCCACTGGGTGAAGATCAAGGACGGGAAGATCGCGGGGTATCAGGCGGTCGTGCCCAGCACGTGGAATGCAAGCCCGCGCGACCACTTGGGCCAGCTGGGACCATACGAGGCTGCGCTGATCCACACCAGGCTGGCCAAGCCGGATCAGCCGCTGGAGGTGCTGCGCACCATCCACTCATTTGACCCGTGTATCGCCTGCGCCGTCCACGTCATTGACGCCGAAGGCCAGGAGCTGGCCCAGTTCGAGGTTCGGGGGTGA
- a CDS encoding GNAT family N-acetyltransferase: MPAPFAFYHRGARPWGRKRWRERLADGGHSVHVAVSGEAEAQIVGFAAGGPVRQAVPGHTGELHAIDLLPEVQRRGTGRRLLGRVAADLARSGHVHPCVWMLADNPSRAFYERLGGREVARAYVSIGGAELPELAYGYDDLGALVRLAAGDPA, from the coding sequence CTGCCGGCGCCCTTCGCGTTTTACCATCGGGGCGCCAGGCCATGGGGGCGGAAGCGGTGGCGGGAGCGGCTTGCCGATGGCGGCCATTCCGTCCATGTGGCGGTCTCCGGGGAGGCGGAGGCGCAGATCGTCGGCTTCGCCGCGGGCGGTCCGGTTCGCCAGGCCGTGCCCGGGCATACGGGCGAGCTCCATGCCATCGACCTCCTGCCCGAGGTCCAGAGGCGGGGCACCGGCCGCCGGCTCCTCGGCCGGGTCGCGGCCGACCTCGCCCGTTCCGGGCACGTCCACCCCTGCGTCTGGATGCTGGCGGACAACCCGTCGCGGGCTTTCTACGAGCGCCTCGGCGGGCGTGAGGTGGCGCGGGCGTACGTCTCCATCGGCGGTGCGGAGCTGCCCGAGCTGGCCTACGGCTACGACGACCTGGGCGCGCTGGTCCGGCTCGCCGCCGGCGACCCCGCATAG
- a CDS encoding FeoA family protein — MRVVLIGARGDLARFGRTWARSQGRGGDRRSETWVRRGAEDGTAPPTRPQERSRAEGSRSLAGLAGGEEARVVGVQGGPALRRRLAALGIVPGAVARCRGGMPLGGPLLLEIRGALTALRRRDAAMVRVAVNVEEATAGAAPLPPAPDGVGVDEP; from the coding sequence ATGCGAGTCGTTCTCATTGGAGCGCGAGGAGACTTGGCCCGTTTCGGAAGGACGTGGGCCCGGTCGCAAGGAAGAGGCGGCGACCGGAGGAGCGAGACATGGGTCCGGCGCGGCGCGGAGGACGGGACGGCCCCGCCGACGCGCCCGCAGGAGCGATCGCGGGCGGAGGGGAGCCGGTCGCTGGCCGGCCTGGCCGGGGGAGAAGAGGCTCGGGTTGTCGGCGTGCAGGGAGGCCCGGCGTTGCGCCGGAGGCTGGCGGCCCTGGGCATCGTCCCCGGCGCGGTGGCCCGCTGCCGGGGCGGCATGCCCCTGGGAGGACCTCTGCTGCTGGAGATCCGGGGCGCTCTGACGGCCCTGCGGCGGCGTGACGCGGCCATGGTGCGTGTGGCGGTCAACGTGGAGGAGGCGACGGCGGGAGCCGCCCCTCTCCCGCCTGCTCCCGACGGCGTCGGGGTGGACGAGCCATGA
- a CDS encoding MFS transporter — MAYKWVALSNTTLGVLMASINATIVMISLPMIFRGIGVDPMAPGQTGMLLWVLMGYQLATTILLVTFGRISDGYGRVRLYNLGFLIFTAGAILASLTWGRGAAGEIQLIVFRMIQGVGGAFLFANSAAILTDAFPPDQRGLALGINQIAGTVGSIAGLVLGGVLAAVNWRWVFLVSVPIGLAGTVWAYVALREIGERKPQPLDLWGNVTFAAGLTAILVALTEGLMPYGGASMGWGNPLIRAGLAAGVLLLALFVWIEGRVPHPMFRLDLFRNRAFAAGNVSGFLASLARGGLQFMLIIWLQGVWLPLHGVPFDQTPLRAGIDTIPMMLGFVLAGPLSGALSDRHGARLFATGGMLLSALGFWLLTTLPADFSYPLFAFYIFLMGVGMGLFASPNSSSIMNAVPPEHRGVASGMRSTFQNAGQMMSMAVFFTIVISGLGSRLPEAMRAGVAGLHLPGPVVTGLVGIPPLAALFSAILGYNPLGMLLPPALLHALPGATARTLLSERFFANLVAAPFLESLRVAFLISVGMSLVAAVASMLRGQRYVWEEEGGKSPAPVREAMAPPGESLDGEQSAP, encoded by the coding sequence ATGGCCTACAAGTGGGTGGCCCTCTCCAACACCACCCTGGGTGTGTTGATGGCCAGCATCAACGCGACCATCGTCATGATCTCCCTGCCCATGATCTTCCGGGGGATCGGGGTCGACCCCATGGCCCCGGGGCAGACGGGGATGCTGCTCTGGGTCCTGATGGGATACCAGCTGGCCACGACCATCCTGCTGGTCACCTTCGGCCGCATCTCGGACGGGTACGGCCGGGTCCGGCTCTACAACCTCGGCTTTCTGATCTTCACGGCCGGCGCGATCCTCGCCTCGCTCACATGGGGTAGGGGGGCGGCCGGCGAGATCCAGCTGATCGTCTTCCGCATGATCCAGGGCGTCGGCGGCGCCTTCCTCTTCGCCAACAGCGCCGCCATCCTGACCGACGCCTTCCCGCCCGACCAGCGGGGTTTGGCGCTGGGGATCAACCAGATCGCCGGCACGGTGGGCTCCATCGCCGGCCTGGTGCTGGGCGGCGTCCTGGCGGCCGTCAACTGGCGCTGGGTCTTCCTGGTCAGCGTGCCCATCGGCCTGGCCGGCACGGTCTGGGCGTACGTCGCCCTGCGGGAGATCGGCGAGCGGAAGCCGCAGCCGCTCGACCTCTGGGGCAACGTCACCTTCGCCGCCGGCCTGACGGCGATCCTGGTGGCGCTGACCGAGGGGCTGATGCCGTACGGCGGCGCCTCCATGGGTTGGGGGAACCCCCTGATCCGCGCCGGCCTCGCGGCCGGGGTGCTCCTGCTGGCCCTCTTCGTCTGGATCGAGGGCCGCGTCCCCCATCCCATGTTCCGGCTCGACCTCTTCCGCAACCGCGCCTTCGCCGCCGGGAACGTGTCGGGCTTCCTCGCCTCGCTGGCGCGGGGCGGGCTCCAGTTCATGCTGATCATCTGGCTGCAGGGCGTCTGGCTGCCGCTCCACGGCGTCCCGTTCGACCAGACGCCGCTCCGGGCGGGCATCGACACGATCCCCATGATGCTCGGCTTCGTGCTGGCCGGGCCGCTGAGCGGCGCCCTCTCCGACCGCCACGGGGCGCGCCTGTTCGCCACCGGAGGGATGTTGCTCAGCGCCCTCGGCTTCTGGCTCCTGACCACGCTGCCGGCCGACTTCAGCTACCCGCTCTTCGCCTTCTACATCTTCCTGATGGGCGTGGGCATGGGGCTCTTCGCCTCGCCCAACTCGAGCTCGATCATGAACGCCGTGCCCCCCGAGCACCGGGGCGTCGCCTCGGGGATGCGCTCCACCTTCCAGAACGCGGGCCAGATGATGAGCATGGCGGTCTTCTTCACCATCGTCATCTCCGGCCTTGGCAGCCGACTGCCCGAGGCGATGCGGGCGGGCGTGGCCGGACTCCACCTGCCCGGCCCGGTGGTGACCGGGCTGGTCGGCATCCCGCCGCTGGCGGCGCTCTTCTCGGCCATCCTGGGTTACAACCCGCTGGGCATGCTCCTGCCTCCGGCCCTTCTCCACGCGCTTCCGGGGGCGACGGCGCGAACGCTGCTGAGCGAGCGCTTCTTCGCCAACCTGGTGGCGGCACCGTTCCTGGAGAGCCTTCGCGTCGCCTTCCTCATCTCGGTGGGGATGTCCCTCGTGGCGGCGGTCGCCTCGATGCTCCGCGGCCAGCGCTACGTCTGGGAGGAAGAGGGGGGCAAGTCGCCCGCGCCCGTCCGCGAGGCGATGGCGCCGCCGGGGGAGTCTCTGGACGGGGAGCAGAGCGCGCCCTGA
- a CDS encoding hydrogenase small subunit, which produces MEEIAEQVDRRLDLLEQVEPQPGRGSILDRLFSTGLTRRDFMRWSSMMTAALMLPPIFEPRVARAATLSTRLPVVWINLADCDGNTESLLRTADPDFATVILDTISLEYNETVMAAAGEAAEAHLDEILEKERGNYVAMFEGALPTGLGGAYLTIGSKGETGLALARRVASGAKAVMAVGTCATFGGIPAAAPNPTGAKGVGEALGIPVINISGCPANATNIVGTLLDVVMFGRMPALDQYSRPLWAYGRRIHDNCERRGHFDAGEYVLQWGDAGAEQGWCLFKMGCKGPYTFNNCSLIRWNQGTSWPIRAGHGCIGCSEPDFWDSMAPYEQPLGEKVYGSALGIGIDAKANTVGEWALGAAAAGIAVHAAATAVRNRLTPAWNEAGSEPAGQEPSVSPKERE; this is translated from the coding sequence TTGGAGGAGATCGCCGAACAGGTCGACCGGCGCCTCGATCTCCTCGAGCAGGTCGAACCGCAGCCTGGGCGCGGATCCATCTTGGACCGTCTGTTCTCCACTGGGCTGACCCGGCGCGACTTCATGCGCTGGAGCTCCATGATGACGGCGGCTCTCATGCTGCCGCCCATCTTCGAGCCGCGTGTGGCTCGTGCAGCGACGCTCAGCACCCGCCTGCCGGTGGTCTGGATCAACCTGGCCGACTGCGATGGGAACACCGAGTCGCTGCTGCGAACTGCCGACCCGGACTTCGCGACCGTGATCCTGGACACCATCTCGCTGGAGTACAACGAGACGGTCATGGCAGCGGCAGGCGAGGCTGCGGAGGCGCACCTGGACGAGATCCTCGAGAAGGAGCGCGGCAACTACGTGGCCATGTTCGAGGGAGCGCTCCCGACCGGACTGGGCGGCGCCTACCTCACCATCGGATCGAAGGGGGAGACCGGCCTCGCGCTGGCCCGTCGCGTCGCCTCCGGCGCCAAGGCGGTGATGGCGGTGGGCACCTGCGCCACCTTCGGCGGCATCCCGGCCGCCGCTCCCAATCCTACGGGCGCCAAGGGTGTCGGGGAGGCGCTGGGCATCCCGGTGATCAACATCTCCGGCTGCCCGGCCAACGCCACCAACATCGTGGGCACCCTCCTGGACGTCGTGATGTTCGGCCGCATGCCGGCACTGGACCAGTACAGCCGCCCGCTCTGGGCCTACGGCCGGCGCATCCACGACAATTGCGAGCGGCGCGGCCACTTCGACGCTGGCGAGTACGTGCTCCAGTGGGGGGACGCCGGCGCCGAGCAGGGCTGGTGCCTGTTCAAGATGGGCTGCAAGGGCCCGTACACCTTCAACAACTGCTCCCTGATCCGCTGGAACCAGGGGACTTCCTGGCCGATCCGCGCCGGGCACGGCTGCATCGGCTGCAGCGAACCGGACTTCTGGGACTCCATGGCGCCCTACGAGCAGCCGCTGGGCGAGAAGGTCTACGGCTCCGCCCTGGGCATCGGCATCGACGCCAAGGCGAACACCGTCGGCGAATGGGCCCTGGGTGCGGCCGCGGCGGGGATCGCTGTGCATGCCGCCGCGACGGCGGTGCGCAACCGGCTGACCCCGGCCTGGAACGAAGCGGGCTCCGAGCCTGCAGGCCAGGAGCCGTCGGTCAGCCCGAAGGAAAGGGAGTGA
- the cybH gene encoding Ni/Fe-hydrogenase, b-type cytochrome subunit produces MDTLASAQEQPWEEFSPTTRWMHWLRMLFITYLLLTGFEIANPFLQTNLGIPTRDNFLVGLVRGTHEMVGFALIAVTLVRIYTAILAREWRDGRVCLSGRHWASQVKYYLLLQREERNVAGRYGPLQFVTYAIFYVLLVLIALTGWLLYGANYHAGLGGFAYYTLGFLYPVFGGLAGLRSWHHWLALAILLFVVVHVYMAIWNAVQNRDGTIENMIVGFRRAPVPVSGVAAAPRPSERRAPPAPPVAPPAGGQPVHPAR; encoded by the coding sequence GTGGACACCTTGGCCTCCGCGCAGGAGCAGCCCTGGGAGGAGTTCTCCCCGACCACGCGCTGGATGCACTGGCTGCGGATGCTGTTCATCACCTACCTGCTGCTGACCGGGTTCGAGATCGCCAACCCGTTCCTGCAGACCAACCTGGGGATCCCCACGCGGGACAACTTCCTGGTGGGGCTGGTACGCGGGACGCACGAGATGGTGGGCTTCGCCCTCATCGCGGTGACGCTGGTCCGCATCTACACCGCCATCCTGGCGCGGGAGTGGCGTGACGGGCGGGTCTGCCTCTCGGGGCGCCACTGGGCCTCCCAGGTGAAGTACTACCTGCTTCTACAGAGGGAGGAGCGGAACGTGGCGGGGCGATACGGGCCCCTCCAGTTCGTCACCTACGCCATCTTTTACGTGCTCCTGGTGCTGATCGCGCTGACCGGCTGGCTGCTCTACGGCGCCAACTACCATGCGGGCCTGGGCGGCTTCGCCTACTACACGCTGGGCTTCCTCTACCCGGTCTTCGGTGGACTCGCGGGACTCCGTTCCTGGCACCACTGGCTGGCGCTGGCCATCCTCCTCTTCGTGGTCGTCCACGTCTACATGGCCATCTGGAATGCCGTCCAGAACCGCGACGGAACCATCGAGAACATGATCGTCGGATTCCGCAGGGCACCGGTCCCGGTCTCCGGGGTGGCAGCCGCCCCCAGGCCGTCCGAGCGGCGCGCGCCTCCCGCTCCGCCCGTGGCGCCGCCGGCCGGTGGCCAGCCGGTCCATCCGGCGCGGTGA